In Terriglobia bacterium, the sequence CGAGAAGGCCTCAAAAATGGTCTGCTGCTTGTCCGCGGGGATGCCGATCCCGGTGTCTGCCACAGCAAAGTGCAGTTGCACCTTGGGTTCCGCCCGGGATTCGACTTCAACGTGGAGAACCACTTCGCCCGCCTCAGTAAATTTGATGGCATTGCCGACCAGATTGACAATGACCTGACGCAGGCGGCCGGCGTCGCCAATGAGAACGTCCGGCACATCCGGTCGCACATGGCAGGCCAGCTCCAGTCCCTTGTCAATTTCTTTCAAGGCCAGTGTCCTGATGATGTTGTCGAGGCTGTCTCGCAGGTTGAACCGGATGGGATCCAACTCGAGTTTGCCCGCCTCGATCTTTGAAAAATCAAGAATGTCATTGATCAGGGACAAGAGGACATTTGCGGAGGACCGGACCAGGCCCAGATATTCCCGTTGCTCTTCGGAGAGATCCGTTTCAAGCGCCAGCTCGGTCATTCCGATAATCCCGTTCATGGGGGTGCGAATCTCGTGGCTCATGGTGGCTAGAAATTCGCTCTTGGCCCGAGAGGCCGCTTCGGCAGCCACCTTCGCCTTTTGCAGCTCTGCCTCTGCCCGCTTGCGCTCGGTAATATCGACATACATCGCATAGATTCCCTCGAGATTCTTCTCCACCAGGATGGGCACCCCGTAAATTTCGACGGGCATCAAGCTTCCGTCTTTTCTCTTCCTCAAGCTCTCCCGGCAGACGACATCCCCCCCCAGCACTGTCCCTGAAAATCCAGAAGCCTCTTCGAAGCATGACTGGGGGACAATGACTTCATTGATGGGCAGCCCCTGAATCTCCTTGAAGGAATACTGAAAGATATTCTCAAAACTCTGATTCACATGCAGGATTTTCTCTTCCTTATCCAGCATGGCGATTCCAATGGGTGCGTTTTCATAGAGCTGCTGAAAGCGCACCTTCTGCAACAGAATCTCGATCTCGGCGCGGGAGCGCTCATCGATTTCCTTCTGCAACTCCCGGGTCCGCCCTATGACCCGATGCTCCAATTCATTGCGGGCCTGTTCAAGCGCCCCGTCTCTCGCCTGGATCTGGCTCAGCATCTCGTTGAACGCGGTGGTGAGCATTCCCAGTTCATCATCACGGTGCTGGCGGGCCCGGACTCCATAATTCTTCTCGACCGAAACCACCCTGGCCGTCTCGGCCAATTCCAGGATCGGCCCGGAGATGACGCGCTGCAATCGGGTGGACAACAGCCCGGCCACCAGAACCGCCATCAACAGGACAAGGCCCATGATCAGCACGTATCGCTTCATCCGGGCGTTCAACTCTTGAAGGTCGGATCGAAGGTAAATCGTCCCGATCCTTTCGCCCTGCAGAACTACAGGTTTGAACAAAACCAGGTGTCCTCCATCGAACCAGACTCCATCCGAGGAAGGCCTTTCCGGCAGGTGCGGCGGGGCGATGTTTCCGCCCGGGTAGGTGGTCAGCACTTTCCCGTCTTCTGTATAAAGGCACGCCGCGACAATCGCCGGGTCAACACGCAGGGCCGAGAGGGTTTCCCCCGCGGCCTGCTGATCGCCGAAACTAAGCGCGGCGGTGCTGTTGTTGGCGATCATTTCTGCCATCGTGGACAGATTCCGCAGGGCCGCCCTGCGAGATACGATCACATCGTAGGCTCCAAAAGCCACGCAGGCCAGTACCAGCGCCGCCGCACTGGTCAGCGTGATTATCAAGGCGAGCTTTCGACTTATGGAGATGTCCCGGAAGGAGCGCATCTTAGCGACCCCCCGTGAAATACGACTTCAGGACGGGCCCGGACGGGGTCATCAACGTCGCGCCGAGCCTTACAACAGCCCGAGCGGGGACCTCTTCAATGATCTGAAAACGCGCCATAGAGTCGTCCTGCTTAATATGAGTGATCCCTCCGTCAGACGACGGATGGTGGCTATACCATGCATTCACTTATCGGCATTCAGTGAGAGAAGCTTTAGAGCGTTGATTGAATCGACGTCAGCATTGAAATGGCGACACCCATCGATCCTACTCCCGGGGATCCGACATTTCGTGGACTTCACTGGCGAGCACGCCTTCACTTGCCTTATCAACAGGATTGGTCGTAACAGGGGCCAAAAAATTCATTATCAGGAGGCCAGGAAAACAGGAGGTTATAAAGCTTCAATCTGAGGAGAATGGGATGATCCTGCCACGGGGGCTTTACGTCGACGACCAATCCACTGGTTTCCCGGATTCCTAATAATATCTGGTTTGGGTACCGGTTCACCCAGAGAAGGGGATATACTATGGAGGAGAAATGAGGGGGAGGGAGGGTTTCCATTCTCCCTTGCCCGTCATTGAGGGGGCTTACCACTCCCGTTTCAGCACACTGGTGACTGAACGGTGAAGACTTGAGAAATCCGCTCTCTGCCATCGAAAGGGAGCTTGAGCGTAACTCCACACGAGCAGGTATTGCCCAGCCAGAGATCGATTTCTTAGACTTTCCAGACAGCGCAGCCCTCGAGCGATTTGATCATGCAAGGGACTCGTTCCGTCAAATGCCTTCATTCCGGTGCCATCATGAAAAACAGACTGGTCTATCTTCTTCTCATTTTGAGTTTATGTTTCTTTGCTGGCTGCAACTCCCAAAATGCGCAGTCTTCCGGACACATCGAGCAAACAGATCGACAACCTGCCGTCGCAGGACAATTCTATCCGGCCGAGAGAGAACATTTGGAGACCATGCTCCACCAGTTGTTCTCAAAAGCCGTTCCCGCAAAGCATCTTAAAAACGTGATCGCCATTATTTCTCCGCACGCGGGTTATCCCTACTCCGGAGAGGTGGCCGCTTCGGGTTTTAATCAAATCGATCCGGAAAAGGAATACGACAACATTTTCATTTTGGGTCCCAGCCACCACATTGGCTTTGAGGGCGCCTCTATTTACTCCAAAGGCAATTTTGTCACGCCGCTGGGAACGGTCAAGGTCAACACCAGGCTTGCCCAGGAACTCGTCCGGAAACACAAATTCCTTTCAGACCGGGTTGATGCTCATCAGGCGGAGCACAGCATCGAAGTGCAGCTTCCCTTTTTGCAGATGGTGATGAAGAAGGACTTCAGGATTGTTCCCGTCATCGTAGGCTCCGGGTCAGCCGAAATGTACGCGCAGATCGCGGAAGCCCTGCGCCCATACTTGAATACGAGAAACCTCTTCGTGATCAGCACTGATTTCTCTCACTATCCGGCTTACGCTGATGCGGTTACCGTCGACAAGGCCACGGGCGATGCCGTGTTGACTAATTCCGCCGGAAACCTGATGAAGACCGTCAGGGCCAACGCCCTGAAAAGCATCCCCAACCTGGCCACCAGCATGTGCGGGCTATCGGGCGTGCTGACGTTGCTGTATATGACGCAAGACAATTCCCGGGTGACCTACACGCCGATTCAATACAAGAATTCGGGAGATGCGGATCCCGGCATGAGACAGCAGGTCGTCGGGTATTACGCCATCGCTGTGTCACTCCAGGAGGGGGCCCCCGGTGGCGGCTTCGGCCTGACCGATAAGGAAAAGGGGGAATTATTGGGAATCGCGCGGTCGGCCCTCGATCAGTACCTCAGGAATCGGCGGGTCCCTGAGATTGATGCGTCCATTTTCTCTGAAAACATCAGGACGAAGACCGGCGCCTTTGTGACGCTGAATAAGAACGACCAGTTGAGAGGATGCATCGGACGATTTGATGCGAGCGAGCCGTTGTACAAGGTGGTCCAGCAAATGGCCGTTGCCGCAGCAACGGAAGATCCCCGCTTCGGTCCCGTGGAATCCGCAGAATTGAACAAACTTGAAATCGAAATCTCAGTGCTCACCCCGTTGCGGCGCATCCACTCCATCGATGAGATTGAAATGGGCAAGCACGGCATCTATCTCCGCAGGGGAATGAAGTCAGGAACGTTTCTGCCGCAGGTGGCCACCGATACGCACTGGACGAAGGAAGAGTTCCTGGGTCATTGCGCCCAGGACAAAGCGGGCCTGGGCTGGAACGGGTGGAAAGACGCGGAAATCTACGTCTACGAGGCGATCGTGTTCAGTGAAAAAGAAATCCTGAAACATTGACCTGAATTCCGGGATTTGCCCGGGGCCAATTCTCGGAAATCCGGCTTGCCACCCCTTCAACGATCCGGCGATCCCGGGTGCTATCTTTATGGTTCATTCGAGTGTCGACAGAAGGATCATGCTTGCCATCGGCGCAGTTGGCTTTACGTCGATCATGACGCAGACGATCCTGTTGCGTGAATTTCTGTCGGTATTTTCCGGGAATGAACTGGTCATCGGGATTGTGCTGGCCAGCTGGATGATTCTGACCGGGGTGGGGTCATTTCTGGGACGGTTCGCCGGCAAGGCGAAACATCGGCTGGACCTCATCATCATTTTGTTCCTTCTGACTGCCCTGCTTCCAATCGTCACCGTCTTCCTCCTGAGCTATCTCAGAAATCTTGTTTTCCCTGTGGGCGCCCTGATTGGGCTGGTCGAAAGCCTGTACAGCTCATTTCTGCTCCTGCTCCCTTACTGCGTGATTTCAGGCCTCCTCTTCACCCTCTTTGCACAGACCGCCTCGGAACAGGGGAATTCCAATCTCATCGCCAGCGTGTACTGCTGGGAATCCCTGGGGAGTATCGTGGGCGGCTTTCTGTTCAACCTCGTGATCGTTTTCCTGCTTTCGACCTTTCAAGCCCTCCTCCTCCTCGCTGTCTTTAACCTCAGTGTCTGTTTCTCTGTCTCCTTGAAATATGGGAGGCCGGCCTTCAGGTACGCCCTCCCGCTCGTGGGAGGTCTGGTTGTGGTGCTGGCTTTAACGGTCAACCTGGATGCACTTTCGAAGCGGTTCCTGTTCCGGAATCAGGAACTCCTTTTTTACCTGGACACCCCTTACGGCAACCTAACCCTCACCCAACAAGGGGAGCAAAGGAACTTTTACGAGAACAGTGTCCTTCTTTTCTCCACAAATGATGTGATGTCGAATGAAGAAGCGGTTCACTATGCCATGGTCCAACATCCACGTCCCCGCAACGTCCTCCTCATCTCGGGCGGCATTTCAGGGACGATCCGGGAGATCCTGAAGTATGATGTGGATCGAATCGATTATGTGGAGCTCAATCCCTGGCTCATCGAGATGGGGAGAGACTATACCTCCGCATTAACGAGTCCCAAACTTCATGTCTTCACGGACGATGCCCGGAGATTCCTCAGAGATGCGGACGGACACTACGACGTCGCCTTAGTCAATGTGCCCGATCCGGTGACCGCGCAAATTAACCGGTACTATACCGTAGAGTTTCTTCGGCAGCTCAAGATGAAGCTGAATGCGGAGGCAGTGGTCTCCTTCAGCCTGCTCCCGTCGGTGGACTACCAGGGTGCGGAAGCCCGGCTGCTCAGTTCCATCATGAACAATACGCTGCGCACGGCGTTCAAGAATGTGCTGATTGTCCCCGGGCTGCGAAATTACTATCTCGCCTCCGACGCTCCGTTGGACATCGAAATCACCCGCAGGATTGAACAGCGCCACATCGCCAACAGCTATGTGAATTCCAGTTATGTCGACGATCTCTCCTTGCGCCAAAGAAGTGATGCCATGGTCCGGGATCTCTCAGGGCGGACCGTCTTGAACAGAGATTTTGCTCCCATCGCCTACTATCGCCAATTAATGTACTGGCTCAGCTCCCTGCAGTTCAGTCCCTGGATCCCGGGCGGCGTCTTGATCGTTCTTCTCGCGCTCGTGACGGCGAAGCTCAATACGATCAGCTTCGGATTGTTTACGGGGGGATTCGCGGCCTCCTCCATGGAACTTCTGCTGCTGATTTCGTTTCAAATCCTTTATGGGTACGTCTATCAGGCCACCGGCTTGATCATTACCCTGTTCATGGCGGGGCTTGCGGCGGGATCCTTTTACGGACAGAAACGATCCAGGCCTTTTGGTGTTCCGGGATTCATTGGTACCCAGTGCGCCATTGGCGTCTATTGCCTGCTGCTCCCCATCGTCCTTTTGATATTGAAGGGAGCCCATCTGGGGGACTTCATAATTCACGCCATCTTCGTCCTCCTCACCTTTGCGGTGGCAGCGCTCGTCGGCCTGCAGTTCTCCATCGCCTCAGCCCTTCGGAGGGGAAAAATTGAGTCGGTGGCCTCAGAACTGTACAGCATCGACCTCATAGGCTCGGCCATCGGCGCCCTGGTTGTCTCGACCTTCCTGGTCCCGCTCCTGGGCATTGCGAAAGTCAGTCTTGTCGTCGCATCCCTGAGCTTGCTGAGTGCCGTCGTGACGACGCTCAATAGAAACCGATCCACCGTTTTTTCAGAGAGTGAGTTGGCCCATGTGTGAACTAATCGAACAGAAGAATTTGACTCGAAGACGATTCAATAAGTACTGTGTCCTGGGGATGGGGGCGTGTCTTGTCGGGCTGGACTGGCTGGAGCATCTCACCGGCACCTCGAATGTACTTCTGGGCTCTGAAGGTCCCGGGAAATGGAGCAAGGAAGCCCTTTTCTATTCAAGAACAGGCAATACCATCACCTGTCTGAAATGCCCCAACTACTGCCAACTGGGACTGGATGACACCGGGAAGTGTCGCAACCGGGTGAGCTACCAGGGAAAGCTTTACACGATTGCCTATGGAAATCCCTGCGCAGTTCACATTGATCCCATCGAAAAGAAACCGCTCTATCATTTTCTTCCTACCACCCGGGCCTTCTCGATCGCTGCGGCCGGATGCAATTTCCGGTGCCTGAACTGCCAGAACTGGCAAATTTCCCAAGTCAGCCCAAAGGAAACAGCCAATGCGGATTTAATGCCCCAAGCTGTGGTTGACCAGTGTGTCAATTCGGGTTGTGAATCGATTGCGTATACCTATTCGGAGCCAATTTCATTTTACGAATATGTGCTGGATACGGCAAAGCTTGCCCGCGCGAAAAAAATTAGAAATGTTTTTAAGTCGAATGGCTACATCAATCAAGAACCCCTCCGCCTGCTGTGTAAGAATCTCGACGCGGCCAATATCGATTTGAAGTGCTTTGAGGATGGGACCTACGCCCGATTGTCCGGGGGCAAACTGGCGCCCATCCTGAATACCCTCAAGACCTTGAAGCAAGAGGGCGTGTGGCTGGAAATCACAAATCTGGTCGTCCCGAGCTGGACCGACAATCTTGACATGATCAAGAGGATGAGCGACTGGCTGGCGGCCAACGGACTGGCCGATTGCCCCCTGCACTTCACACGGTTTTCTCCACTCTATAAACTCAGCCAGCTCCCCATGACCCCTGTTTCGACCCTCGACAAAGCGAGAGAAATCGCCATGCAAGCAGGAATGCACTATGTGTACGTCGGCAATGTCCCCGGGCATGCTGCCGAAAATACTTACTGCCATGGATGCAAGAAGCTGCTCATGGAGCGAAAAGGATTCCGGATTTACGCCAACAACATGGCTGCCGGCAAGTGCAAGTTCTGTGGTGAAAGAATTCCGGGGGTCTGGACCTAGTGGACGGAATCTGAAATCAGGCACAATTTAAACTTCCCCTCCAACTCCTTGAAAAGAATTCTCTAATGCTCCTCTGAAAAAATCCGATAACAATGGACGGGTAGGAGTGTTTTCGCAAGCCTTCGGGCCGCGCTGCTGCTCGGTTACGTCTGTTTTTCAGAAAAGCTGAATCTCATCTCAAGCTCGCTTTCGGAACCTCTTCGACCCCCACAACCAGCGAACCTTCTTAGGGTCAGTTCATAGTCAAAGGTCATCGCATGAAATCAGTTCTTGCCATCGATAAGCGGACCCACCCTCCCTCCATGCCTCGACTCCTCCTTTTGGTGTTTTTCATCCTGGCGGTGAGCATTGGGGCTTCCGGTTACTATTACTATTCCAACCAGCGAAAAGATATCAAACAAAGCAGTGCCGAAGAGCTTTCCGCCATCGCCGAGTTGAAGGTCAACGGGATTGTGAGTTGGCGGAAGGCTCGACTGGGAGATGCCGACGTTATCTTTGGGGGTCCCTGGACTGCCGCCCGGATCCAGCAGTTTCTCAACGACCCGTCTTCCGTTGCCCTGCAACAGGAAATCCTGACGTGGATGGAATCCAGAAGGAAGAACTATCAATACAACTCTGCTTTTTTATTCGACGCCCTGGGAAACATCAGGTTATCTGCCAACCCGGAGGATGAACGGATCCACCCCCTCACGATCGATCTCGTAAAGCAAGCCTTGAGCACCCGCCACGCAATTCTGTCGGACATTCGGGAATCGAACCAAGGAAAGGATCTTGATATCGATCTGATTGCACCCCTTGTCCTGGGGAAGGGCTCGGAAAAGATTCTGGTGGGTGCTCTCCTTTTCCGAATCGACCCTCGCACCATCCTATACCCGCTCATCCAGACGTGGCCCACGCCCAGTAAGAGTGGTGAAACCCTGCTCGTTCGTCGCGAGGGGAAAGACGTTTTGTTTTTGAATGATCTGCGCCACCGCAGGAATGCTTCCCCAGCCCTCCGAATCCCTCTTACCAAGCTGGAGGTCCCGGCTGTTCAGGCGGCATTGGGCCAGGAAGGAACAGTGGAGGGGGTGGATTACCGCGGCGTCAAGGTGCTCGCGGTCAAACGCGTCATCCCTGATTCATCCTGGGCGATGGTTTCTAAGGTGGACATAGATGAAGTCTACCGGCCCCTCTACGAGCGAGCGCGCTGGGTCATTGCGTTCGTGGGGATTCTGATCCTCTCCGCCGCCTTGTGTCTGGGATTCATTTGGAGACAGCAGACAGCCCGTTTCTATCTCAAAGGATACCAGGCGGAACTGGCACGGCGGTTGACCGAGCAGAGGATGAAAGAGAGCGAGGCGCGCTATCGCTCTTTGTTCGAGAACATGCTTGAAGGATACGCCTACTGCCGGATGATCTTTGAACACGATCAGCCCCAAGATTTCATCTATCTCGATGTCAATCGTGCCTTCGAGCAATTGACCGGCCTGAAGAATGTCGTTGGGAAAAGGGTCACCGAGGTGATTCCGGGGATACGGAGGACCACTCCGGAATTATTCGAGGCTTATGGCCGGGTGGCATCGACGGGCAAGCCGGAAACATTTGAGATTTATGTTGAGGGCCTGGGAATCTGGTTTTCGATCTCCGTATACAGTCCGCAAAGAGATTGCTTTGTCGCCGTTTTCGAAAACATCACGGAGCGCAAGCGCGCCGATACTGCGTTGCGTCACAGTGAGGCGCAATTCCGCACCGCCTTCGATGACGCGCCCGTCGGCATGTGCTTGACCACTCCTGAGGGCCGTCTCCTGCGGGTTAACCAAGCCCTCTGCCAATTCCTCGGATACACGGAGCCGGACCTGCTGGCCAGGGGTTTTGACGAGGTGACGCACCCGGACGACCGGGAGAACAGCCTCGAAGGCTTAAAGCGCGTGCTATCCGGAAAGGCAGAATCCGCCGATTTTGAGAAGCGATACCTCCGCCGGGACGGACAGCCCATCTGGGCGTTTGTGAGAACTTTTCTCCTGAGGGACGCGAACCACCAACCCGTCCATTTCATCACGCACATCCTGGACATCAATGAGCGCAAGCGCTCGGAGGAAGAGGTCCGCCGATTGAACATTGAACTGGAACAACGTGTGCTCGACCGCACCACCCGGCTGGAAGCGGCCAACCAGGAACTGGAGGCGTTCGCATATTCCGTCTCCCACGACCTTCGCGCTCCGCTGCGTGCCATGGATGGATTCTCGCGCATCCTGCTGAGTGATT encodes:
- the amrB gene encoding AmmeMemoRadiSam system protein B; translated protein: MKNRLVYLLLILSLCFFAGCNSQNAQSSGHIEQTDRQPAVAGQFYPAEREHLETMLHQLFSKAVPAKHLKNVIAIISPHAGYPYSGEVAASGFNQIDPEKEYDNIFILGPSHHIGFEGASIYSKGNFVTPLGTVKVNTRLAQELVRKHKFLSDRVDAHQAEHSIEVQLPFLQMVMKKDFRIVPVIVGSGSAEMYAQIAEALRPYLNTRNLFVISTDFSHYPAYADAVTVDKATGDAVLTNSAGNLMKTVRANALKSIPNLATSMCGLSGVLTLLYMTQDNSRVTYTPIQYKNSGDADPGMRQQVVGYYAIAVSLQEGAPGGGFGLTDKEKGELLGIARSALDQYLRNRRVPEIDASIFSENIRTKTGAFVTLNKNDQLRGCIGRFDASEPLYKVVQQMAVAAATEDPRFGPVESAELNKLEIEISVLTPLRRIHSIDEIEMGKHGIYLRRGMKSGTFLPQVATDTHWTKEEFLGHCAQDKAGLGWNGWKDAEIYVYEAIVFSEKEILKH
- the amrS gene encoding AmmeMemoRadiSam system radical SAM enzyme, with the translated sequence MGACLVGLDWLEHLTGTSNVLLGSEGPGKWSKEALFYSRTGNTITCLKCPNYCQLGLDDTGKCRNRVSYQGKLYTIAYGNPCAVHIDPIEKKPLYHFLPTTRAFSIAAAGCNFRCLNCQNWQISQVSPKETANADLMPQAVVDQCVNSGCESIAYTYSEPISFYEYVLDTAKLARAKKIRNVFKSNGYINQEPLRLLCKNLDAANIDLKCFEDGTYARLSGGKLAPILNTLKTLKQEGVWLEITNLVVPSWTDNLDMIKRMSDWLAANGLADCPLHFTRFSPLYKLSQLPMTPVSTLDKAREIAMQAGMHYVYVGNVPGHAAENTYCHGCKKLLMERKGFRIYANNMAAGKCKFCGERIPGVWT
- a CDS encoding response regulator — its product is MIITLTSAAALVLACVAFGAYDVIVSRRAALRNLSTMAEMIANNSTAALSFGDQQAAGETLSALRVDPAIVAACLYTEDGKVLTTYPGGNIAPPHLPERPSSDGVWFDGGHLVLFKPVVLQGERIGTIYLRSDLQELNARMKRYVLIMGLVLLMAVLVAGLLSTRLQRVISGPILELAETARVVSVEKNYGVRARQHRDDELGMLTTAFNEMLSQIQARDGALEQARNELEHRVIGRTRELQKEIDERSRAEIEILLQKVRFQQLYENAPIGIAMLDKEEKILHVNQSFENIFQYSFKEIQGLPINEVIVPQSCFEEASGFSGTVLGGDVVCRESLRKRKDGSLMPVEIYGVPILVEKNLEGIYAMYVDITERKRAEAELQKAKVAAEAASRAKSEFLATMSHEIRTPMNGIIGMTELALETDLSEEQREYLGLVRSSANVLLSLINDILDFSKIEAGKLELDPIRFNLRDSLDNIIRTLALKEIDKGLELACHVRPDVPDVLIGDAGRLRQVIVNLVGNAIKFTEAGEVVLHVEVESRAEPKVQLHFAVADTGIGIPADKQQTIFEAFSQADNSTTRKYGGTGLGLAISSRIIESMGGRIWVESEVNRGSTFHFTASFELEKAEEHFETIRPMDLRELPVLVVDDNATNQRILDDVLTSWRMRPTVVDNGKAALIALQQAWESSAPFPLVLLDVDMPLMDGFTVAEQIKQDVHLAGVKIIMLTSGGQRGDALRCRDLGISTYLSKPIKHSDLFDAIVGVLSARPMQKGLSPLVTHHSGPVPHKPLHILLAEDNVVNQKVAVHMLEKHGYTVVVANNGRETLRRMETEAFDLVLMDMQMPEMNGFEATAAIREREMGTGGHVPIIALTAHAIRGDEERCLAAGMDGYVPKPIQATRLFEAIEKQISAASSRNTGISPLAPTEKRAEGAAEVSPSRPDEREAIDREAILALADGDPDFLREIRDVFLESTSQLLSEIRGAITQGNSKALERSAHTLKGAVSNFGAKGATEAAQKLEKLGRENDLVLAHEVYAKLKAEIDWIIPALATLAE
- a CDS encoding fused MFS/spermidine synthase, with translation MLAIGAVGFTSIMTQTILLREFLSVFSGNELVIGIVLASWMILTGVGSFLGRFAGKAKHRLDLIIILFLLTALLPIVTVFLLSYLRNLVFPVGALIGLVESLYSSFLLLLPYCVISGLLFTLFAQTASEQGNSNLIASVYCWESLGSIVGGFLFNLVIVFLLSTFQALLLLAVFNLSVCFSVSLKYGRPAFRYALPLVGGLVVVLALTVNLDALSKRFLFRNQELLFYLDTPYGNLTLTQQGEQRNFYENSVLLFSTNDVMSNEEAVHYAMVQHPRPRNVLLISGGISGTIREILKYDVDRIDYVELNPWLIEMGRDYTSALTSPKLHVFTDDARRFLRDADGHYDVALVNVPDPVTAQINRYYTVEFLRQLKMKLNAEAVVSFSLLPSVDYQGAEARLLSSIMNNTLRTAFKNVLIVPGLRNYYLASDAPLDIEITRRIEQRHIANSYVNSSYVDDLSLRQRSDAMVRDLSGRTVLNRDFAPIAYYRQLMYWLSSLQFSPWIPGGVLIVLLALVTAKLNTISFGLFTGGFAASSMELLLLISFQILYGYVYQATGLIITLFMAGLAAGSFYGQKRSRPFGVPGFIGTQCAIGVYCLLLPIVLLILKGAHLGDFIIHAIFVLLTFAVAALVGLQFSIASALRRGKIESVASELYSIDLIGSAIGALVVSTFLVPLLGIAKVSLVVASLSLLSAVVTTLNRNRSTVFSESELAHV
- a CDS encoding PAS domain S-box protein, with translation MKSVLAIDKRTHPPSMPRLLLLVFFILAVSIGASGYYYYSNQRKDIKQSSAEELSAIAELKVNGIVSWRKARLGDADVIFGGPWTAARIQQFLNDPSSVALQQEILTWMESRRKNYQYNSAFLFDALGNIRLSANPEDERIHPLTIDLVKQALSTRHAILSDIRESNQGKDLDIDLIAPLVLGKGSEKILVGALLFRIDPRTILYPLIQTWPTPSKSGETLLVRREGKDVLFLNDLRHRRNASPALRIPLTKLEVPAVQAALGQEGTVEGVDYRGVKVLAVKRVIPDSSWAMVSKVDIDEVYRPLYERARWVIAFVGILILSAALCLGFIWRQQTARFYLKGYQAELARRLTEQRMKESEARYRSLFENMLEGYAYCRMIFEHDQPQDFIYLDVNRAFEQLTGLKNVVGKRVTEVIPGIRRTTPELFEAYGRVASTGKPETFEIYVEGLGIWFSISVYSPQRDCFVAVFENITERKRADTALRHSEAQFRTAFDDAPVGMCLTTPEGRLLRVNQALCQFLGYTEPDLLARGFDEVTHPDDRENSLEGLKRVLSGKAESADFEKRYLRRDGQPIWAFVRTFLLRDANHQPVHFITHILDINERKRSEEEVRRLNIELEQRVLDRTTRLEAANQELEAFAYSVSHDLRAPLRAMDGFSRILLSDYSSQLAFEAKRYLQLVRDNARQMGHLIDDLLAFSRLSRQNLNKQVVRPQDLVNQSIEDLRPEQDGRKVEIKVGSLPACHADSPLLKQVFMNLLSNALKFTRKRELAGIEIGCQSRNGGATYYVKDNGVGFDMQYAQKLFGVFQRLHRLEEYEGTGVGLAIVQRIISRHGGRVWAEAALDQGATFYFTLEGETSHE